One Candidatus Tumulicola sp. genomic window carries:
- a CDS encoding YceI family protein: MIAFKSLAVGALAAVFVAAPIPGPGRMIDVAHSSLTVHVYKSGLFAFAADNHIINAPLASGVVDEGSKTVELKVNAADLKVLDPSMPADRRAQVQAKMVSPDVLDVVKYPTITFKSKALVFGAGGKGDVVGDLTLHGQTQRVTVHVTRVSVGHYKGSATVHQSDFGIKPIRIAGGTVKVKNDVDIDFVIVTR, from the coding sequence ATGATCGCATTCAAGTCACTCGCGGTTGGCGCGCTCGCCGCCGTTTTCGTCGCTGCGCCGATCCCAGGACCCGGACGGATGATAGACGTGGCGCACTCTTCGCTGACCGTGCACGTCTATAAGAGCGGACTGTTCGCGTTCGCTGCCGACAATCACATCATCAACGCGCCGCTCGCGTCCGGGGTCGTGGACGAAGGCTCGAAGACTGTGGAACTCAAGGTCAATGCCGCCGACCTGAAGGTGCTGGATCCGAGCATGCCGGCCGATCGCCGGGCCCAAGTGCAAGCAAAAATGGTGAGCCCGGACGTGCTCGACGTCGTGAAGTATCCGACCATCACGTTCAAGTCGAAGGCGCTAGTGTTCGGCGCCGGCGGAAAAGGCGACGTCGTCGGTGATTTGACGCTGCATGGCCAGACGCAGCGCGTCACTGTGCACGTCACGCGCGTGAGCGTGGGCCATTACAAGGGTTCCGCCACGGTGCATCAGTCGGATTTCGGCATCAAGCCGATTCGGATCGCGGGCGGCACGGTCAAAGTGAAAAACGACGTCGACATCGACTTCGTGATCGTCACTCGCTAG
- a CDS encoding YafY family protein — MKSERLLAMLLLLQARGRLPAHQIAETLEVSERTVYRDLDSLSAAGVPVHAERGAGGGIVLAEGYRKALTQFHEEEIRALFVSSANPLADLGLGESLAHALEKLAGALPETQRRAAQKTRDRIYVDQRRWKQMAQPREHLATLRRAVWDDRRATLRYKDRNGAVTERVIDPLGLVAKAGIWYLVARYRDEFRVFRAERIIGVEERPDKFERPSDFDLDRFWESSAVSFEQNLPAYPVTLRVQPEALEEVTAYWETEMLGDGVTEASGRLVRIVFPSPGAALSHVIAWGNAVDIAEPAELRERVVARARDVLAHYKARM; from the coding sequence ATGAAATCCGAGCGCCTCCTGGCTATGCTCTTGCTGCTGCAGGCGCGCGGCCGGCTACCGGCTCACCAGATCGCGGAGACGCTGGAGGTGTCCGAAAGGACCGTCTATCGCGACCTCGATTCGCTGAGCGCCGCGGGCGTGCCGGTGCATGCCGAGCGCGGTGCGGGCGGCGGCATCGTCCTGGCCGAGGGCTACCGAAAAGCGCTCACCCAGTTCCATGAAGAGGAGATACGAGCGCTGTTCGTGTCGTCGGCAAATCCGCTCGCGGATCTTGGTCTTGGCGAGAGCCTTGCGCACGCGCTGGAAAAACTCGCGGGCGCTCTGCCGGAGACGCAGCGGCGCGCGGCGCAGAAAACGCGCGATCGCATCTATGTGGATCAGCGCCGCTGGAAGCAGATGGCGCAGCCGCGCGAACATCTTGCGACGCTGCGACGCGCCGTCTGGGACGACCGGCGCGCCACGTTGCGTTACAAGGACCGCAACGGCGCCGTGACCGAGCGCGTCATCGACCCGCTGGGGCTTGTGGCGAAGGCCGGCATCTGGTATCTCGTGGCGCGCTACCGCGACGAGTTCCGCGTGTTCCGCGCGGAGCGCATCATCGGGGTGGAAGAGCGCCCGGACAAGTTCGAAAGGCCCTCCGATTTCGATCTCGATCGCTTTTGGGAAAGCTCGGCCGTGAGCTTCGAACAGAATTTGCCCGCCTACCCTGTCACCCTGCGCGTGCAGCCCGAGGCGCTGGAAGAGGTCACGGCATATTGGGAGACGGAGATGCTCGGCGATGGCGTAACGGAAGCAAGCGGCCGCCTCGTGCGCATCGTCTTCCCATCGCCGGGGGCGGCGCTGTCGCACGTCATCGCTTGGGGCAATGCGGTCGACATCGCGGAGCCAGCGGAACTGCGCGAACGCGTGGTCGCGCGCGCGCGCGATGTGCTGGCCCACTACAAAGCTCGGATGTAG
- a CDS encoding VOC family protein translates to MSSATAPAKPAAAVKVTGIDVHTYLVKDPQRAIAFYRDAIGLPVTWQSEQGAEFQLSDGSTFGVWKMHDGTWHLGSGVMFSVPDLVAAEKHYRSRGVKMLDDEIIDTGGCYMLACQDSEGNFFLLHQRKEDAA, encoded by the coding sequence ATGAGTTCAGCCACCGCTCCAGCCAAGCCCGCCGCCGCGGTCAAAGTGACGGGCATCGACGTCCACACCTACCTCGTGAAGGATCCGCAGCGTGCGATCGCCTTCTACCGCGACGCGATCGGCCTACCCGTGACGTGGCAGTCCGAACAGGGCGCCGAGTTCCAGTTGAGCGACGGCTCTACGTTCGGCGTCTGGAAGATGCACGACGGCACGTGGCACTTGGGTTCCGGCGTGATGTTCTCCGTCCCCGACCTCGTTGCGGCCGAAAAGCACTATCGCAGCCGAGGAGTCAAGATGCTCGATGACGAGATCATCGACACCGGCGGGTGCTACATGCTTGCCTGCCAAGACTCCGAAGGCAACTTCTTCTTGCTCCATCAGCGCAAGGAAGACGCCGCCTAG
- a CDS encoding arginine deiminase-related protein produces the protein MADRLRFLMCRPDFFDVSYVINPWMEGNVNRAARAIAAAQWQRLFGIVSSVARVELVEPRPGLPDMPFTANASLVLGNSVVLSRFKYDERQGEERHFERWFASRGFKVIKLPESIPFEGAGDALIDRGQHRVWAGFGHRSSRQSLDLVESILDVEVLALRLVDPRFYHLDTCFCPIEGGSIMYFPQAFDRASNRLIEDRVPAPLRIPIGEKDALAFACNAINVGNLLVMNKASADLRRRLRACGLRALESDLSEFMKAGGSAKCLTLRLDEPRPAAEESAFGVA, from the coding sequence ATGGCGGATCGGCTTCGCTTTCTGATGTGCAGGCCCGACTTTTTCGATGTCTCGTACGTCATCAATCCGTGGATGGAAGGCAACGTCAACCGCGCGGCGCGCGCAATCGCCGCGGCGCAGTGGCAGCGGCTGTTCGGCATCGTCAGCTCCGTCGCACGCGTCGAACTGGTAGAGCCGCGACCCGGCCTCCCCGATATGCCGTTCACCGCGAACGCCAGCCTCGTGCTCGGCAACTCGGTCGTTCTGAGCCGCTTCAAGTACGACGAGCGGCAGGGCGAAGAGCGCCATTTCGAGCGCTGGTTCGCCTCGCGCGGATTCAAGGTGATCAAATTGCCCGAGTCGATCCCGTTCGAAGGCGCCGGCGATGCTCTTATCGACCGAGGTCAGCACCGCGTCTGGGCGGGCTTTGGACATCGCTCCTCGCGCCAATCGCTCGACCTCGTCGAGAGCATCCTCGACGTCGAGGTCCTGGCTTTGCGCCTGGTCGATCCGCGTTTTTACCACCTCGATACATGCTTCTGTCCGATCGAGGGCGGCTCCATCATGTACTTCCCGCAGGCCTTCGACCGCGCGTCCAACCGGCTTATCGAAGATCGCGTGCCGGCGCCCCTGCGCATTCCCATCGGGGAAAAAGACGCGCTGGCGTTCGCATGCAACGCGATCAACGTCGGCAACCTTCTCGTGATGAACAAGGCCAGCGCGGACTTGCGTCGCCGTCTGCGAGCTTGCGGCTTGCGCGCGCTTGAAAGCGATCTCTCCGAATTCATGAAAGCGGGCGGCTCGGCGAAATGCCTGACGTTGCGCTTGGACGAGCCGCGGCCGGCGGCTGAGGAGAGTGCGTTCGGCGTAGCATGA
- a CDS encoding efflux RND transporter permease subunit: MLTKLFVTRPTLAAVLVALLAIGGALAWFSLRVQELPNVDLPHVVIILFYPAASPAEMRDSIVRPIEDQLAGAPNLEHLRSTVQQGFATVTAEFSLKSKKTDDLVEVQRRVQAVQSLLPSDLTTPTIETFDPGESDVVSLALGSSSLSAGRLSSMVDNRVVPAIEQIPGIGHVQAYGIVTPSIQVEVDPKKLDDQKLTLNDIVSAIAVSNVRAPGGILYGAGRETGINIRGDILGSAGVAALPIQVATPSKTVRVSDVAGVRDTNEPQRIYAFANGKPSLVLNVQKSTDASEVDAAQALLRQLPNLRQRFPDIAFAVLDDRSLYTGRQVSGVIRTLLEGIVLVAIVMLLFLRSWRNAVAVLIAIPTSLFATLLVMKIGNFTIDTVSLLAMTLITGILVDDSIVVLENIQRHREAGEIPAAAAINGRLEIGLAAIVITLVDVVVFLPIAFLPGIVGRFLSEFAVVVVVATLSSLLVSFTITPALAGNWSLLSKARGTRPVEWFVQRFEGLRAWYAERALPWSLARGALVAGIAIVTLVGAILLVPLGVVGFEFDPAQDVGEIFVQLNYPSGTPLEKTRDSVRSIERAVNAIGEVRSESTVAGAAVSPVGGYIVDAAVGQIDIHLKDHHRHPTDYWVTQLRATAERLAPAAQPLVIPATNTHGGNTQPIDYLVTDTAGDPSIPAQKVYAALRQTPGAVNVYSSAASLAPQLNVTFDREKARKLNVSIQAAALAIRAAFGGVRATQFEGPEGLKDVQVIYQQAYQHGQAQLEDIPIRSATGDIVHVRDIARLAYTFGPRIIDRVERQTVVHVSANVAPGAALSNVEAAFLKRLGDLHLGSGVRVAANSSGNQQNLSDTVTGMATALVLAMLLVFLLMVALYNSYLSPLIIMLSVPLAVVGALGALALTRETLNAFSLIGTVLLIGLVSKNGILLVDYANQLRERGLDRLAAIRESARIRFRPIVMTTVAMVSGMLPLALALDPAVQSRRSLGIVVIGGLTSSLLLTLLIIPIFYVWLGPKRTMAKPASAPTELHPVSDEATQRKAGTAL, encoded by the coding sequence ATGCTCACGAAGCTCTTTGTCACGCGGCCGACACTGGCTGCCGTCCTCGTCGCGCTGCTGGCTATCGGTGGGGCGCTCGCCTGGTTCAGTCTGCGGGTCCAAGAACTGCCCAACGTCGACCTGCCGCACGTCGTCATCATCCTGTTCTATCCGGCCGCGTCGCCCGCAGAGATGCGCGACAGCATCGTGCGCCCGATCGAAGACCAGCTCGCCGGCGCGCCGAACCTCGAACATCTCCGGTCCACCGTGCAGCAAGGCTTTGCCACGGTCACCGCCGAGTTCAGCCTCAAGTCAAAGAAGACCGACGATCTCGTCGAGGTGCAGCGGCGCGTCCAGGCGGTGCAGTCGCTGCTGCCCTCCGACCTGACCACGCCCACGATCGAGACGTTTGATCCCGGCGAATCCGACGTCGTCTCGCTCGCGCTCGGCTCCTCGAGCCTGTCCGCAGGCCGGCTCTCGTCGATGGTCGACAACAGAGTCGTCCCCGCCATCGAGCAGATCCCCGGCATCGGGCACGTGCAAGCCTACGGTATCGTCACGCCTTCGATCCAAGTAGAGGTCGATCCGAAAAAACTCGACGACCAAAAGCTGACCCTCAACGACATCGTCAGCGCCATCGCCGTCAGCAACGTGCGCGCGCCTGGCGGCATTCTGTACGGCGCCGGGCGCGAGACCGGCATCAACATCCGCGGCGATATCCTCGGATCGGCGGGCGTCGCAGCGCTTCCCATTCAGGTAGCGACGCCGTCCAAGACCGTCAGAGTCTCCGACGTGGCCGGGGTGCGCGACACCAACGAACCGCAGCGCATCTACGCGTTCGCCAACGGCAAGCCAAGCCTGGTCCTCAACGTGCAAAAGTCCACGGATGCCAGCGAAGTGGACGCCGCGCAAGCGCTGTTGCGGCAATTGCCGAATTTGCGCCAACGTTTTCCCGACATCGCGTTCGCGGTGCTCGACGACCGCTCGCTGTACACGGGCCGTCAGGTATCGGGCGTCATCCGGACGCTGCTGGAAGGCATCGTGCTCGTCGCCATCGTGATGCTGCTCTTCCTGCGTTCGTGGCGCAATGCGGTGGCCGTCCTCATCGCGATTCCGACGTCCTTGTTCGCGACGCTGCTCGTGATGAAGATCGGGAACTTCACGATCGATACGGTGTCGCTGCTCGCCATGACGCTCATCACCGGCATCTTGGTGGACGACTCGATCGTCGTACTGGAGAACATCCAACGTCACCGCGAAGCAGGCGAAATACCCGCTGCCGCGGCGATCAACGGCCGGCTCGAGATCGGTCTTGCCGCTATCGTCATCACGCTGGTCGACGTGGTCGTGTTCCTGCCGATCGCGTTTTTGCCCGGCATCGTGGGCAGGTTCTTGTCCGAGTTCGCGGTGGTGGTCGTCGTCGCGACGCTTTCGTCGCTGCTGGTCTCCTTCACCATCACTCCGGCGCTGGCGGGCAACTGGTCGCTGCTCTCAAAGGCGCGCGGCACAAGACCCGTCGAGTGGTTCGTGCAGCGCTTCGAGGGGCTGCGCGCCTGGTACGCGGAACGCGCGCTGCCGTGGAGCCTCGCGCGCGGCGCGCTGGTCGCCGGCATCGCGATCGTGACGCTGGTGGGGGCGATCTTATTGGTGCCGCTGGGCGTCGTCGGTTTCGAATTCGATCCGGCGCAGGATGTCGGCGAGATCTTCGTCCAGCTCAACTATCCGAGCGGCACGCCCCTCGAGAAGACGCGCGACTCGGTGCGCTCGATCGAGCGCGCGGTCAATGCCATCGGCGAGGTCCGCTCCGAATCCACCGTGGCGGGCGCTGCGGTATCGCCGGTGGGCGGCTATATCGTCGACGCCGCCGTCGGGCAGATCGACATCCACCTCAAGGACCATCACCGGCACCCGACCGACTATTGGGTGACGCAACTGCGCGCCACCGCTGAACGCCTAGCGCCGGCCGCACAGCCGCTGGTCATACCTGCGACCAACACGCACGGCGGCAACACGCAGCCTATCGACTATCTCGTCACCGACACGGCGGGCGACCCGTCCATACCGGCGCAAAAAGTCTACGCCGCGCTGCGGCAAACGCCCGGCGCGGTCAACGTGTACAGTTCCGCGGCCAGTCTCGCGCCGCAGCTCAACGTCACCTTCGATCGCGAGAAGGCGCGCAAGCTCAACGTCAGCATCCAGGCCGCCGCCCTCGCCATCCGGGCTGCGTTCGGCGGCGTGCGGGCGACGCAATTCGAGGGACCCGAAGGCCTCAAGGACGTCCAAGTCATCTACCAGCAGGCGTATCAGCACGGGCAGGCGCAGCTCGAGGATATCCCGATCCGCAGCGCCACCGGTGATATCGTGCACGTGCGCGACATCGCTCGCTTGGCGTACACCTTCGGCCCGCGCATCATCGACCGGGTCGAGCGCCAGACGGTCGTCCACGTCAGCGCAAACGTGGCCCCGGGCGCGGCGCTGTCAAACGTCGAAGCCGCGTTTCTCAAGCGGCTGGGCGATCTGCATCTCGGGTCCGGCGTGCGCGTGGCGGCCAACAGCAGCGGCAATCAACAAAATCTGAGCGACACGGTCACCGGCATGGCCACCGCGCTCGTGCTCGCCATGCTGCTCGTCTTCCTTTTGATGGTGGCGCTCTACAACAGCTATCTGTCGCCGCTCATCATCATGTTGTCCGTGCCGCTGGCGGTCGTGGGCGCGCTTGGCGCGCTCGCGCTGACGCGCGAGACGCTCAACGCTTTCTCGTTGATTGGCACGGTGCTGCTCATCGGGTTGGTCAGCAAGAACGGCATCCTGCTCGTGGACTATGCGAACCAGCTCCGCGAGCGGGGGTTGGACCGCCTCGCCGCCATCCGCGAGAGCGCGCGCATCCGCTTTCGTCCGATCGTGATGACGACCGTCGCGATGGTCAGCGGCATGCTGCCGCTCGCGCTTGCGCTGGATCCGGCCGTGCAGTCGCGGCGCTCGCTCGGCATCGTCGTGATCGGCGGCTTGACCAGCTCGCTCTTGCTGACGCTGCTCATCATCCCCATCTTCTACGTCTGGCTCGGGCCGAAGCGCACCATGGCGAAGCCGGCGTCGGCGCCGACCGAACTCCATCCGGTCAGCGATGAGGCAACGCAGCGCAAGGCGGGAACCGCGCTCTGA